A DNA window from Thermoanaerobaculales bacterium contains the following coding sequences:
- a CDS encoding DUF87 domain-containing protein: MMTVEHLLKKLAPLIPEQVAQWRHALDLADHELRELLEKQIVAAAHQQLGDLTNRLLLSLPPKNPARGAIDLGTVLYEAPKWPAGISHAELMQNLAIFGRSGAGKTNLAFHLLEQLLSQRIPFLFLDWKRTARHLLPHLKPGVRLYTAGRTLSPFPFNPFMPPPGVEPAVYANHVVDVMGDAYTLGDAARSVLHKAITTTYQAGTYNPSVTEILERVHTVPNTERVRGWKASAIRALETMESLALAGDTRTQHDAVGSILRQSAIIELDALAAANKAFLLPLLCFWVYAMKLPERHREKLGLVIFVEEAHHLLYRREAHRESLMEMLLRQCREIGIGIIVIDQHPHLMSSAALGNTYTSICLNLKDPRDLAKAAALSLMDEKEKGHLSMLPVGHGVVKLQDRWKQPFVIQIPSVSCDKGRVTDEVVRAYLRPDGTLSGLRGPEVRTAWGEERSRIGEEAVSEEELTFLHDVLTHQDGGVDTRYKRLGISADKGNRLKNALIRVGLIEEQRVSIGRTRRTLLRITPRARDKLGVARAADRGSLAHEYWKRWYAAQLAERGFTVIVEAPRNSGRVDVLARRGHATVAVEIETGKSDVVTNVREDLLSGFRTIMVVATDERAKAQVEAQLAHEGLVMERIIVVLRGALDPGWLMR; the protein is encoded by the coding sequence CGCCCCTCATCCCTGAACAGGTCGCGCAGTGGCGGCACGCGCTGGACCTCGCCGACCATGAGCTTCGCGAACTCCTGGAGAAGCAGATCGTCGCCGCAGCACACCAACAACTCGGCGACCTCACGAACCGGCTGCTCCTCTCGCTGCCTCCGAAGAACCCGGCACGGGGCGCGATCGACCTCGGCACCGTCCTCTACGAGGCGCCCAAATGGCCAGCCGGCATCAGCCATGCAGAGCTGATGCAGAACCTCGCCATCTTCGGCCGTAGCGGCGCGGGAAAGACCAACCTCGCATTCCACCTGCTCGAGCAACTCCTCAGCCAGAGGATCCCGTTTCTGTTTCTCGACTGGAAACGCACGGCACGGCACCTGCTCCCCCACCTCAAGCCAGGCGTGCGCCTCTATACTGCGGGCCGCACGCTCTCCCCGTTTCCGTTCAACCCCTTCATGCCGCCACCCGGCGTCGAGCCAGCGGTCTACGCCAACCACGTCGTGGACGTCATGGGCGACGCCTACACGCTTGGTGACGCCGCACGCAGCGTCCTGCACAAAGCGATCACCACAACCTACCAGGCGGGAACTTACAACCCGAGCGTGACCGAGATCCTGGAACGCGTGCACACCGTCCCCAACACCGAGCGCGTCCGAGGATGGAAAGCCTCAGCAATCAGAGCACTCGAGACCATGGAGTCGCTTGCACTCGCAGGAGACACAAGAACCCAGCACGACGCAGTCGGATCAATCCTCCGGCAGAGCGCGATCATCGAACTCGACGCGCTCGCAGCCGCGAACAAGGCATTCCTGCTGCCGCTCCTCTGCTTCTGGGTGTACGCGATGAAACTCCCAGAGCGACACCGAGAGAAGCTCGGCCTGGTCATCTTCGTCGAAGAGGCACATCACCTCCTCTACCGACGAGAAGCACACCGAGAATCGCTGATGGAGATGCTGCTCCGCCAGTGCCGCGAGATCGGAATCGGCATCATCGTCATCGATCAGCACCCGCACCTGATGTCAAGCGCCGCACTCGGCAATACGTACACGAGCATCTGTCTCAACCTTAAGGACCCGCGCGATCTCGCCAAGGCAGCAGCACTCTCGCTCATGGATGAAAAGGAGAAGGGGCACCTCAGCATGCTGCCCGTCGGGCACGGCGTCGTGAAGCTCCAAGACCGGTGGAAGCAGCCCTTTGTCATCCAAATCCCGTCGGTCAGCTGCGACAAGGGCCGCGTCACCGACGAGGTCGTGCGCGCCTATCTCCGGCCGGACGGGACACTCTCGGGCCTCCGAGGGCCTGAGGTGCGCACGGCGTGGGGGGAGGAGCGCTCTCGGATCGGGGAAGAGGCCGTTAGCGAGGAGGAACTCACGTTCCTGCATGATGTGCTCACACATCAGGATGGGGGCGTGGATACGCGCTATAAGCGGCTTGGGATCAGCGCAGACAAAGGCAACCGGCTGAAGAATGCGCTCATCAGGGTTGGCCTCATCGAGGAACAACGAGTTTCCATTGGGAGGACACGGCGCACGCTCCTCCGGATCACTCCGCGCGCCCGAGACAAACTGGGTGTGGCTCGAGCAGCCGACCGCGGCTCCCTCGCGCACGAGTACTGGAAGCGATGGTACGCGGCGCAACTCGCCGAACGAGGATTCACCGTCATCGTCGAGGCACCCCGGAACAGCGGCCGCGTCGACGTGCTGGCACGACGTGGACACGCAACAGTCGCAGTCGAGATCGAAACCGGGAAGAGCGACGTCGTCACCAACGTGCGCGAAGACCTCCTCTCAGGATTCCGCACAATCATGGTGGTGGCGACGGACGAGCGCGCGAAAGCGCAGGTCGAAGCGCAACTCGCACACGAGGGTCTCGTGATGGAGAGGATCATCGTCGTGCTTCGAGGAGCACTCGACCCTGGCTGGCTGATGCGTTGA
- a CDS encoding MBL fold metallo-hydrolase, with product MSDRIKVRVRMYRQGLGDCFLLRFTAGTNTTHMLIDCGLLQQTPDEKKKIKSVVEDVFTETGGDHDTNAKGTLDVLLVTHEHWDHVSGFKYAKDIFDDIDVKQVWLAWTENPKDSFTKTLKKERGLALNVIKSAADAFSKNGALDEGERLALEGEGRGIAGILSFLNLQEQGPMQFSRGTDEAMDYASAKGPREYCKPGGKPLKIPTLPGVRFYVLGPPRNKKLLMMMDPAGGLAETYDLFSGLNADSAFLLAAQMHDTALSLFPVSEARRLSVRYPFREGERLPADGGAARGAYASTYFAEDKAWRRIDYDWLSAASDLALQLDGAVNNTSLALAIELVDSGRVLLFPGDAQVGNWLSWHKCTWTIEDEDGSPREVKAKDLLERTVLYKVGHHGSHNATLQEKGLEMMTSRDLVAMLPVDEVQAHQPKGRDKDGWEMPSEALYRRLMEKTRGRVLRLDKGWPKKTETQRPADLSQQEWKDFKNATTVDRWYIDFELS from the coding sequence ATGAGTGACCGGATCAAGGTCCGTGTCCGCATGTACCGCCAGGGACTGGGCGACTGCTTCCTGCTTCGCTTCACCGCAGGGACCAACACGACGCATATGCTCATCGACTGTGGTTTGCTCCAGCAGACTCCCGACGAAAAGAAGAAGATCAAGAGCGTCGTCGAGGACGTCTTCACCGAGACCGGCGGCGACCACGACACGAATGCCAAAGGCACGCTCGACGTGTTGCTCGTCACTCACGAGCACTGGGACCACGTATCCGGCTTCAAGTACGCCAAGGACATCTTCGACGACATCGACGTCAAGCAAGTTTGGCTCGCCTGGACGGAGAACCCAAAGGACTCGTTCACCAAGACGCTCAAGAAGGAACGCGGCCTCGCACTGAACGTCATCAAGTCCGCCGCGGACGCATTCTCGAAGAACGGTGCCCTCGACGAGGGGGAACGCCTGGCACTTGAGGGAGAGGGGCGGGGCATCGCCGGCATCCTCTCGTTCCTCAACCTCCAGGAGCAAGGCCCGATGCAGTTCTCGAGGGGGACCGACGAGGCGATGGACTACGCCTCCGCAAAGGGACCGAGGGAGTACTGCAAACCAGGCGGCAAGCCCCTTAAGATACCAACGCTGCCGGGTGTGCGGTTCTACGTACTCGGTCCACCGCGGAACAAGAAACTCCTCATGATGATGGACCCCGCAGGAGGGTTAGCCGAGACGTACGATCTCTTCTCGGGCCTCAACGCCGACAGTGCGTTCCTCCTCGCCGCCCAGATGCACGACACGGCCCTCAGCCTCTTCCCGGTCTCCGAGGCGAGACGCCTGAGCGTCCGATACCCGTTCCGCGAGGGCGAGCGCCTTCCAGCCGACGGAGGCGCGGCACGGGGAGCGTACGCATCGACGTACTTCGCCGAGGATAAGGCTTGGCGCCGGATCGACTACGATTGGCTCTCGGCGGCGTCGGATCTCGCCCTCCAACTCGACGGCGCCGTGAACAACACTAGCCTGGCCCTCGCCATCGAGTTGGTCGACTCCGGACGCGTGTTGCTCTTCCCTGGCGATGCACAGGTCGGCAACTGGCTCTCATGGCACAAGTGCACGTGGACGATCGAGGACGAGGACGGTAGCCCGCGCGAGGTTAAGGCGAAGGATCTGCTCGAGCGGACCGTGCTCTACAAAGTCGGTCACCACGGCAGCCACAATGCGACGCTGCAAGAGAAGGGCCTCGAGATGATGACGAGTCGTGACCTCGTCGCGATGCTGCCGGTCGACGAAGTCCAAGCGCACCAACCGAAGGGCAGGGACAAAGACGGCTGGGAGATGCCGTCCGAGGCGCTGTACCGGCGTCTCATGGAGAAGACGCGCGGGCGGGTCCTGCGACTCGACAAGGGCTGGCCGAAGAAGACCGAGACGCAGCGGCCGGCGGACCTTTCGCAACAGGAGTGGAAGGACTTCAAGAACGCGACGACGGTCGATCGCTGGTACATCGACTTCGAGTTGAGCTGA
- a CDS encoding zincin-like metallopeptidase domain-containing protein, translating to MGGTHDRIVNEIIARIERGVDQWHKPWNGQPRNLISRKRYQGVNMRSLTAQEYAQPWWLTSRQARHLGGRIREGEHGIPVIYYQRGVQSRLVRVYTVFNVAQCEGIQPPPDAPQGRPDLDAILERTPQPPRLVHGGANPIYHSETDTITMPRATDFDSTIAYYAALYHELVHSTGHKTRLNRRSIMRHPGFGTPVYVREDLTAELGAAFLCAHAGISSVTLDDSAAYIAQWLDAPSKQTPLLLKAKSDAQHATDYILGGEPRPKATKYT from the coding sequence ATGGGAGGCACCCACGATCGCATTGTCAATGAAATCATCGCCCGGATCGAGCGGGGCGTGGACCAATGGCACAAACCCTGGAACGGCCAGCCTCGCAACCTGATATCGCGCAAGCGGTACCAAGGGGTCAACATGCGCTCGCTCACCGCCCAGGAGTACGCGCAGCCCTGGTGGCTCACCTCCCGTCAGGCGCGGCACCTCGGAGGGCGTATTCGTGAGGGAGAGCACGGCATCCCAGTCATTTACTACCAGCGTGGCGTTCAGAGCCGGCTTGTGCGCGTCTATACGGTCTTCAATGTGGCGCAATGCGAGGGCATCCAGCCGCCCCCGGATGCGCCCCAGGGCCGGCCCGACTTGGATGCCATCCTCGAACGGACGCCCCAGCCACCACGGCTCGTGCACGGAGGGGCGAACCCGATCTACCACTCCGAAACCGATACGATCACGATGCCGCGAGCAACCGACTTCGACTCAACAATCGCGTACTACGCTGCGCTCTATCACGAACTCGTCCATAGCACCGGCCACAAGACCAGGCTCAACCGACGGAGCATCATGAGGCACCCAGGATTCGGCACGCCAGTCTACGTGCGAGAGGACCTCACAGCGGAGCTCGGCGCCGCCTTCCTCTGCGCACACGCGGGGATTTCGTCGGTCACGCTCGACGACAGCGCCGCATACATCGCCCAATGGCTCGACGCTCCCAGCAAGCAGACACCGTTACTCCTCAAGGCAAAAAGTGATGCCCAGCACGCCACCGACTACATCCTCGGCGGCGAGCCGAGACCAAAGGCCACGAAGTACACATGA
- a CDS encoding S8 family serine peptidase encodes MTDNSDARFLVRLQRQAVKAVRETKSLQLSGATLDLEPLFEHHRLGASFSFQPLAQWFLATPRASTEGTGAWELAHQSAAIEIAGAMGTVYIEPDLIHEWPYVNATPMLEEGLAGRGDVQLCQFNDQDPALPIGPEFAWHLRDDFSQLRAARAAARASPDPYRVRIAHIDTGYDPTHQSKPRHLRLSLQRSFVDGEPSDNAADPAKRGFLKNPGHGTGTLSILAGNKVAPFGDYLGGAPEADVIPIRIAKSVVLIRTSALARALDYILAPGGDPANRVDVVSLSMGGLASRAWTEAVNRAYEAGICIVAAAGNNFSGLPTRFIVYPARYRRVIAACGVMANGRPYYGLPAGTMQGNYGPRSKMATAIAAYTPNMAWAELGCPGIVDHDGQGTSSATPQVAAAAALWLSKYNPTHPNEPWQRVEAVRHAMFTSAHRAGKDIDEYFGNGILRARDALDVAPPAELQETPRDTAWFPFLRVLTGLGLAEDPARSSMFAVEATQLAQRIQAVESLLPDPDLPADLIPRPQLLKVLDAIIGHENASPALKTYLKAQARDSSRVFVPSPPSPRPTKPTQPSRPRAAPPAGRSQHPPPPKRLLRGYAFDPALSLRFDTAVMNQATFALPWEPLEPGPVGEYIEVVDYDPASQCFYPPVDLDDPHVLAQNGLPPSDGNPQFHQQMTYAVAMLTVRHFERALGRLAFWAPGPGEDEFDDSHYVRRLRIYPHALRQANAYYSPAKKALLFGYFPAVATNEEHLPGGTVFTCLSHDIVAHETTHALLDGMHRRFSRPTNPDVLAFHEAFADLVALFQHFTFSETLRHQIAQTRGNLRAESFLGQLAWEFGRAIGNRDALRSAIGTKKKDGTWEITKPDPSALESTEECHDRGAILVAAVFDAFVSIYESRVADLYRLATGGTGELPAGAIHPDLVNRLADEASKSASHVLTMCIRALDYCPPLDLTFGEYLRALITADHDLVADDDRGYRIAFIEAFRRRGIYPLGVRTLSIDSLLWRPPDQDETGRRPQLGGVLSKLRTFAHEHAYTTSRERLFFLTRNARANLHDWLMAHFEKSRSGAADAKCLGLDPAIHFEVHSLRLSHRVGPDGNSLPQVLVELTQSKDLEIQPDGGGSGPPEVMRFEGGCTMIVDLLSFEIRYCIRKDINSDTRATRQQAFQSRPGLRPLRGTYFSSARWGGLREPFALLHGRNERTDDHE; translated from the coding sequence ATGACGGACAACAGCGACGCTCGTTTTCTCGTGCGCCTCCAGCGGCAGGCGGTGAAAGCAGTCAGGGAGACCAAGAGTCTCCAACTCTCTGGGGCGACACTCGACCTCGAACCACTGTTCGAGCATCACCGGCTCGGTGCGTCGTTCTCGTTCCAGCCGCTCGCCCAGTGGTTCCTCGCAACGCCAAGGGCCTCGACGGAGGGGACCGGTGCGTGGGAACTCGCGCACCAGTCGGCCGCCATCGAAATCGCCGGCGCCATGGGAACCGTTTACATCGAGCCCGACCTCATTCACGAGTGGCCTTACGTGAACGCAACGCCGATGCTCGAGGAGGGTCTCGCCGGTCGAGGGGACGTCCAGCTGTGTCAGTTCAACGACCAGGACCCCGCGCTCCCCATCGGACCAGAGTTCGCGTGGCATCTGCGCGACGACTTTTCCCAGCTTCGAGCGGCTCGCGCCGCTGCGCGTGCGTCGCCGGATCCGTACCGGGTGCGGATTGCCCATATCGACACGGGCTACGACCCGACCCATCAGAGCAAGCCACGCCATCTGCGTCTGTCACTCCAGCGCAGTTTCGTCGACGGCGAGCCATCGGACAACGCCGCGGATCCAGCCAAGCGTGGTTTCCTCAAGAACCCCGGTCACGGCACCGGGACCTTGAGCATCCTCGCCGGCAACAAGGTCGCGCCTTTCGGTGACTACCTTGGTGGCGCGCCCGAGGCGGACGTCATCCCCATCCGCATCGCGAAATCCGTCGTCCTCATCCGCACGAGTGCCCTGGCACGTGCCCTCGACTACATCCTCGCTCCGGGCGGCGATCCGGCGAACCGCGTTGACGTCGTCTCCCTCAGCATGGGCGGCCTTGCCTCCCGAGCGTGGACCGAAGCGGTCAACCGCGCGTACGAGGCCGGCATCTGCATCGTCGCCGCCGCTGGCAACAACTTTTCGGGCCTCCCTACCCGTTTCATCGTCTACCCGGCGCGCTATCGCCGCGTCATCGCCGCGTGTGGCGTCATGGCAAACGGTCGTCCGTATTACGGCCTGCCGGCCGGCACCATGCAGGGAAACTACGGCCCGAGGAGCAAGATGGCGACCGCAATCGCCGCCTACACGCCAAACATGGCATGGGCCGAGCTCGGTTGTCCCGGCATCGTTGACCACGACGGGCAGGGCACCTCGTCCGCGACGCCCCAGGTCGCCGCAGCTGCCGCCCTCTGGCTTTCGAAGTACAATCCGACTCACCCCAACGAACCATGGCAGCGCGTCGAGGCCGTGCGGCATGCCATGTTCACCTCGGCGCACCGGGCCGGGAAGGACATCGACGAGTACTTCGGCAACGGCATCCTGCGCGCCCGCGACGCCCTCGACGTCGCACCGCCAGCCGAGCTGCAGGAGACCCCACGCGATACGGCGTGGTTCCCCTTCCTGCGGGTCCTCACGGGGTTGGGGTTAGCGGAGGACCCGGCGCGCAGCTCAATGTTCGCCGTGGAAGCCACCCAACTCGCCCAGAGGATCCAGGCCGTCGAAAGCCTCTTGCCAGATCCCGACCTCCCGGCGGACCTCATCCCGCGTCCGCAGCTCCTCAAAGTCCTCGATGCGATCATCGGACACGAGAACGCGTCGCCCGCGTTGAAGACGTACCTCAAGGCCCAGGCACGGGACAGCTCACGGGTCTTCGTGCCGTCGCCACCATCGCCCAGACCGACCAAGCCCACCCAACCGTCGCGTCCGCGAGCGGCGCCACCGGCAGGTCGATCGCAGCACCCGCCGCCACCAAAGCGGCTCCTCCGTGGGTACGCGTTCGACCCTGCACTATCGCTGCGCTTCGACACCGCCGTCATGAACCAAGCCACCTTTGCACTGCCGTGGGAGCCCCTCGAGCCCGGGCCCGTCGGCGAGTACATCGAGGTCGTCGACTACGACCCGGCGAGTCAATGCTTCTATCCGCCGGTGGATCTCGACGACCCGCACGTCCTCGCCCAGAACGGGCTCCCACCTTCGGACGGGAATCCCCAGTTCCACCAGCAGATGACCTATGCCGTCGCGATGCTTACCGTTCGCCACTTCGAGCGCGCCCTCGGTCGCCTCGCCTTCTGGGCACCTGGTCCCGGAGAGGACGAGTTCGACGACTCGCACTACGTGCGCCGCTTGCGCATCTACCCGCATGCGCTGCGGCAAGCGAACGCGTACTACAGTCCGGCCAAGAAGGCCCTCCTGTTCGGTTACTTCCCGGCTGTCGCGACGAACGAGGAGCACCTCCCCGGCGGGACCGTCTTCACCTGCCTCTCTCATGACATCGTCGCACACGAGACGACCCACGCCCTCCTCGACGGCATGCACCGCCGTTTCTCCCGCCCGACCAACCCTGACGTCCTCGCCTTCCACGAGGCGTTCGCCGATCTCGTCGCCCTCTTCCAGCACTTCACCTTCTCCGAGACCCTCCGGCACCAGATCGCGCAGACCCGGGGCAACCTCCGCGCCGAGAGCTTCCTCGGTCAGTTGGCGTGGGAATTCGGTCGTGCGATCGGCAACCGCGACGCTTTGCGGAGCGCCATCGGCACCAAGAAGAAAGACGGCACCTGGGAAATCACGAAGCCCGATCCTTCCGCTCTGGAATCGACGGAGGAGTGTCACGACCGTGGCGCGATCCTTGTCGCGGCGGTGTTCGACGCGTTCGTATCGATCTATGAGAGCCGTGTGGCCGACCTCTACCGTCTCGCCACCGGCGGCACAGGCGAATTGCCCGCCGGCGCTATCCATCCCGACCTCGTCAACCGCCTCGCAGACGAGGCGAGCAAGTCGGCGAGCCACGTCCTCACCATGTGTATCCGTGCACTCGACTACTGTCCGCCACTCGATCTCACCTTTGGCGAGTACCTACGGGCGTTGATCACGGCCGACCACGACCTCGTCGCCGACGATGACCGCGGCTACAGGATCGCCTTCATCGAGGCGTTCCGCAGACGAGGGATCTACCCGCTCGGCGTGCGGACGCTGTCGATCGACAGCCTGCTGTGGCGTCCGCCCGACCAGGACGAGACGGGTCGACGCCCGCAATTGGGTGGAGTCTTGAGCAAGCTCCGGACGTTCGCCCACGAGCATGCATACACGACGAGCCGCGAGCGACTCTTCTTCCTCACCCGCAACGCCCGGGCGAACCTGCACGACTGGCTCATGGCGCATTTCGAGAAGTCACGGTCGGGCGCGGCGGACGCGAAGTGTCTGGGCCTCGACCCCGCGATCCACTTCGAGGTACACTCCCTGCGGCTCTCGCACCGCGTCGGTCCCGACGGCAACTCCCTCCCGCAGGTCCTTGTCGAGCTGACCCAGTCCAAGGACCTTGAGATCCAGCCCGACGGTGGGGGATCCGGTCCCCCGGAGGTCATGCGCTTTGAGGGCGGGTGCACGATGATCGTCGATCTCCTCTCGTTCGAGATTCGCTACTGTATCCGCAAGGACATCAACAGCGACACGCGGGCGACTCGCCAGCAGGCGTTCCAGAGCCGGCCGGGGCTGCGCCCGTTGCGAGGGACCTATTTCTCATCCGCACGTTGGGGAGGGCTGCGCGAACCGTTCGCACTCCTTCACGGACGCAACGAGAGGACGGACGACCATGAGTGA